From the genome of Populus alba chromosome 10, ASM523922v2, whole genome shotgun sequence, one region includes:
- the LOC118043287 gene encoding ninja-family protein AFP3, protein MGEANANKNRSSSSGSSRAMESLSLEINRYPRDLVQRLISSDAQQYKTAPSEGEEAEEIELNLGLSLGGRFGVDKTSEKLTRSSSIAGSIPLLRDHDAFSTPPVSYPLLMRTSSLPTETEEEWRKRKEIQSLRRMEAKRRRSEKQKNLRGELNLEEVKLNKGNWVPTWANKQSGAVNRSSNLEGQQQQQGSRGSVESLGGSSSGLSEMESKPVQGSSSGGEARSPASNQSLQEQSSQEAVGSSGTKKIENACRASRTETENLSKKLDSAENRGREIGTNAMEDMPCVFTKGDGPNGRRVDGILYKYGKGEEVRIMCVCHGSFHSPAEFVKHAGGSDVNHPLRHIVVNPSGPSFE, encoded by the exons ATGGGAGAAGCAAACGCGAATAAAAATAGAAGCAGCAGTAGTGGAAGCAGCAGAGCAATGGAGAGTCTTTCTTTGGAAATAAACAGGTATCCAAGAGATCTGGTACAAAGACTCATTTCAAGTGATGCACAGCAATATAAAACAGCACCAAGTGAAGgagaagaagcagaggagaTTGAGTTAAATCTTGGGTTATCACTTGGTGGAAGATTTGGGGTTGATAAGACTTCAGAGAAACTAACGAGATCATCGTCTATAGCTGGTTCAATACCATTGTTGAGAGACCATGATGCTTTTAGTACACCACCTGTATCTTATCCTCTTCTCATGAGGACTTCTTCCTTGCCTACTGAAACGGAGGAAGAGTGGAGGAAGAGGAAGGAAATTCAGAGTTTAAGGAGAATGGAAGCCAAGAGAAGGCGAAGTGAGAAGCAAAAGAATTTGAGAGGAGAGTTGAATTTGGAGGAAGTCAAATTGAATAAAGGGAACTGGGTGCCAACGTGGGCTAATAAGCAGAGTGGTGCTGTGAATAGGAGTAGTAATTTGGAAGGTCAACAGCAGCAACAAGGGTCACGAGGATCTGTGGAGTCTCTAGGAGGGAGCTCTTCTGGGTTGTCAGAAATGGAGAGCAAGCCTGTTCaag GATCAAGCAGTGGTGGTGAAGCACGAAGTCCTGCGAGTAATCAATCCTTGCAGGAACAAAGCAGTCAAGAAGCTGTGGGTTCTTCCGGgacaaagaaaattgaaaatgcgTGCAGAGCCTCCAGAACAGAAACGGAGAATCTATCCAAGAAGCTTGATTCTGCAGAAAATAGAGGGAGGGAAATTGGGACCAATGCAATGGAAGATATGCCTTGTGTGTTTACTAAAGGAGATGGTCCTAATGGGAGAAGAGTGGATGGCATTCTGTACAAGTATGGTAAGGGAGAGGAAGTAAGGATAATGTGCGTATGCCATGGCAGCTTTCACTCCCCCGCAGAGTTCGTGAAGCATGCAGGTGGCAGTGATGTTAATCACCCTCTTAGGCATATAGTGGTAAACCCTTCTGGTCCGTCCTTTGAATAA
- the LOC118043288 gene encoding uncharacterized protein isoform X1, producing the protein MDLEHGSGSGKHSESHPEVINGTGSSDHGDTYPRLRVQLGSSGHLQIDPEKIEGSERSRNSELHSEVINGSDSSKHIEPKPESTVIEGDLYMPNVKFGFSSSSSSSSISSGSSLYDLFDVIPKESADPGASSADFESSNKSHEVTQPASKDHENGVSIDSPHRSEENEDGSSDHALTPTVSDVTRESPAHNISPKQSPPLQVMERPGGYDPLRIPSSIFEKNKGTPPMDWSVASNESLFSIHVGNNSFSRDHVLLLGDPGKSGDITKSGELIMFSPLPPREMVATDNHSSVPDVETNKQKGGANGIADNTIKDPAEYQNEENKTNQAVSWTSPSASNNSYGSGDSVKSFSFPILAKGMRSGSLKAGVEQRKQQHLESSPAPVSQKSASFRWFHCFSCCSWGCSFNRCCSCQKIKCCC; encoded by the exons ATGGACTTGGAACATGGAAGCGGAAGCGGCAAGCATTCAGAATCACATCCAGAAGTTATTAATGGGACCGGGAGCAGTGATCATGGGGATACATATCCAAGGCTTCGTGTTCAGCTTGGAAGTAGTGGCCATCTTCAGATAGATCCTGAGAAAATTGAGGGGAGTGAAAGAAGTAGAAATTCAGAATTGCATTCTGAGGTTATTAATGGAAGTGATAGCAGTAAACATATAGAACCAAAACCTGAATCTACTGTTATAGAAGGGGATCTATACATGCCAAATGTAAAGTTTGGtttttcctcttcctcttcttcctcttcaatttcttctgGCTCATCATTGTATGATCTCTTTGATGTGATCCCAAAAGAAAGTGCTGACCCCGGAGCAAGCAGTGCTGATTTTGAATCCTCCAACAAATCTCATGAGGTTACTCAACCAGCATCAAAAGATCATGAGAATGGTGTTTCCATCGACAGCCCTCACAGATCAGAAGAAAATGAGGATGGCTCATCAGATCACGCATTAACACCCACAGTTTCTGATGTCACTCGTGAATCCCCGGCGCACAACATTTCACCAAAACAATCCCCTCCACTTCAAGTCATGGAACGACCTGGAGGATATGATCCTTTAAGGATTCCATCAtccatctttgaaaaaaataaaggtacaCCACCTATGGATTGGAGTGTTGCTTCCAATGAGTCATTGTTTAGCATTCATGTAGGAAACAATAGTTTCTCCAGAGACCATGTTTTATTGTTGGGTGATCCGGGCAAGTCTGGAGATATAACCAAGTCAGGTGAATTAATCATGTTCAGTCCACTCCCTCCAAGAGAAATGGTGGCCACTGATAACCATTCTTCAGTTCCTGATGTGGAAACCAACAAACAGAAGGGTGGAGCAAATGGAATAGCAGATAACACCATCAAGGACCCAGCAGAATATCAAAAtgaggaaaataaaacaaatcaagctgTATCCTGGACATCTCCCAGCGCTTCCAACAATTCATATGGGAGTGGAGACAGTGTCaagtcattttcttttccaat CTTGGCAAAGGGGATGAGAAGTGGTTCCCTGAAAGCAGGTGTGGAGCAGCGGAAGCAGCAGCATCTGGAGTCATCGCCTGCCCCAGTGAGTCAAAAATCAGCTTCCTTCCGTTGGTTTCATTGCTTTTCATGTTGCTCATGGGGTTGTTCTTTCAATCGCTGTTGTTCCTGTCAAAAAATTAAGTGTTGTTGCTAA
- the LOC118043288 gene encoding uncharacterized protein isoform X2 produces the protein MDLEHGSGSGKHSESHPEVINGTGSSDHGDTYPRLRVQLGSSGHLQIDPEKIEGSERSRNSELHSEVINGSDSSKHIEPKPESTVIEGDLYMPNVKFGFSSSSSSSSISSGSSLYDLFDVIPKESADPGASSADFESSNKSHEVTQPASKDHENGVSIDSPHRSEENEDGSSDHALTPTVSDVTRESPAHNISPKQSPPLQVMERPGGYDPLRIPSSIFEKNKGTPPMDWSVASNESLFSIHVGNNSFSRDHVLLLGDPGKSGDITKSGELIMFSPLPPREMVATDNHSSVPDVETNKQKGGANGIADNTIKDPAEYQNEENKTNQAVSWTSPSASNNSYGSGDSVKSFSFPIYAAWQRG, from the exons ATGGACTTGGAACATGGAAGCGGAAGCGGCAAGCATTCAGAATCACATCCAGAAGTTATTAATGGGACCGGGAGCAGTGATCATGGGGATACATATCCAAGGCTTCGTGTTCAGCTTGGAAGTAGTGGCCATCTTCAGATAGATCCTGAGAAAATTGAGGGGAGTGAAAGAAGTAGAAATTCAGAATTGCATTCTGAGGTTATTAATGGAAGTGATAGCAGTAAACATATAGAACCAAAACCTGAATCTACTGTTATAGAAGGGGATCTATACATGCCAAATGTAAAGTTTGGtttttcctcttcctcttcttcctcttcaatttcttctgGCTCATCATTGTATGATCTCTTTGATGTGATCCCAAAAGAAAGTGCTGACCCCGGAGCAAGCAGTGCTGATTTTGAATCCTCCAACAAATCTCATGAGGTTACTCAACCAGCATCAAAAGATCATGAGAATGGTGTTTCCATCGACAGCCCTCACAGATCAGAAGAAAATGAGGATGGCTCATCAGATCACGCATTAACACCCACAGTTTCTGATGTCACTCGTGAATCCCCGGCGCACAACATTTCACCAAAACAATCCCCTCCACTTCAAGTCATGGAACGACCTGGAGGATATGATCCTTTAAGGATTCCATCAtccatctttgaaaaaaataaaggtacaCCACCTATGGATTGGAGTGTTGCTTCCAATGAGTCATTGTTTAGCATTCATGTAGGAAACAATAGTTTCTCCAGAGACCATGTTTTATTGTTGGGTGATCCGGGCAAGTCTGGAGATATAACCAAGTCAGGTGAATTAATCATGTTCAGTCCACTCCCTCCAAGAGAAATGGTGGCCACTGATAACCATTCTTCAGTTCCTGATGTGGAAACCAACAAACAGAAGGGTGGAGCAAATGGAATAGCAGATAACACCATCAAGGACCCAGCAGAATATCAAAAtgaggaaaataaaacaaatcaagctgTATCCTGGACATCTCCCAGCGCTTCCAACAATTCATATGGGAGTGGAGACAGTGTCaagtcattttcttttccaat TTACGCAGCTTGGCAAAGGGGATGA
- the LOC118043290 gene encoding magnesium transporter MRS2-5 isoform X1: MEGFRGPRPPAGVPEPAVPLCNGRLNLDGYGNRGSSFPGLKKRGHALGNRSWIKIDQDGNSKILELDKVTIMRHCSLPSRDLRLLDPLFIYPSTILGREKAIVVSLEQIRCIITADEVILMNSLDGCVVRYMSEFCKRLQTNREQADDLPFEFRALELTLELTCTALDAQVKELELEVYPALDDLATSINTLNLERVRRLKGHLLALTQRVQKVHDEIEHLMDDDGDMAEMHLTNKKQRLEAYALGDIYFQNDIPAETRVVSKSAPGSPVRSISGAQKLQRAFSNTSPSKHGSLMSSSSNGENIDELEMLLEAYFVAIDNTQSKLFTLKEYIDDTEDLIKIKLGNVQNQLIQFELLLTAATFVATIFAVVTGIFGMNFVASIFDLPSAFNWVLIITGLACVFLYFSFLFYFRYKKVFPS; this comes from the exons ATGGAAGGATTTCGAGGTCCACGTCCACCAGCTGGTGTTCCCGAACCTGCTGTTCCTCTTTGCAATGGAAGGCTTAATTTAGATGGGTATGGCAATCGTGGGTCTAGCTTTCCAGGCCTAAAGAAGAGAGGTCATGCTCTTGGAAATCGTTCATGGATAAAGATTGATCAGGATGGGAACTCGAAGATTTTGGAGCTGGACAAGGTCACTATAATGAGACACTGTTCCTTGCCTTCCAGGGATCTGCGCCTTTTGGACCCCCTTTTTATTTATCCTTCCACAATTTTAGGACGGGAGAAGGCTATTGTGGTCAGTCTTGAACAAATTAGATGTATAATTACAGCAGATGAGGTTATCCTGATGAATTCCCTGGATGGATGTGTTGTCCGGTACATGTCAGAATTCTGCAAACGTCTTCAGACAAATCGAGAACAAGCGG ATGACTTGCCATTTGAATTCAGAGCTCTGGAATTGACTTTGGAACTAACTTGCACAGCTCTTGATGCTCAG GTAAAAGAATTGGAATTGGAGGTATATCCAGCATTGGATGATTTAGCAACATCTATTAATACTCTTAATCTGGAACGTGTCCGTAGACTCAAGGGCCACCTCCTTGCATTGACTCAGCGAGTTCAGAAG GTCCATGATGAGATAGAACATCTCATGGATGATGATGGCGACATGGCCGAGATGCatcttacaaataaaaaacaaaggttGGAAGCTTATGCTTTAGgtgatatatattttcaaaatgatatCCCAGCTGAGACCAGAGTGGTTTCAAAATCTGCACCTGGTTCACCAGTGAGGTCAATTAGTGGAGCCCAGAAATTGCAGAGAGCATTTAGCAATACAAGTCCAAGCAAACATGGAAGCTTGATGAGTTCATCCAGTAACGGCGAGAATATTGACGAACTTGAAATGTTACTTGAAGCTTACTTTGTTGCTATTGACAACACTCAAAGCAAGTTGTTCACG CTCAAAGAATACATAGATGATACtgaagatttgatcaaaatcaAACTG GGAAATGTTCAGAACCAACTGATTCAATTCGAGTTGCTTCTTACTGCAGCTACCTTTGTGGCTACAATATTTGCTGTTGTGACAGGAATATTTGGGATGAACTTTGTAGCCTCAATTTTTGATTTACCATCTGCATTTAATTGGGTTCTGATTATAACTGGTCTTGCATGTGTGTTCTTGTAtttctctttcttgttttattttagatacAAGAAGGTCTTTCCATCGTAA
- the LOC118043290 gene encoding magnesium transporter MRS2-5 isoform X2, translating to MEGFRGPRPPAGVPEPAVPLCNGRLNLDGYGNRGSSFPGLKKRGHALGNRSWIKIDQDGNSKILELDKVTIMRHCSLPSRDLRLLDPLFIYPSTILGREKAIVVSLEQIRCIITADEVILMNSLDGCVVRYMSEFCKRLQTNREQADDLPFEFRALELTLELTCTALDAQVKELELEVYPALDDLATSINTLNLERVRRLKGHLLALTQRVQKVHDEIEHLMDDDGDMAEMHLTNKKQRLEAYALGDIYFQNDIPAETRVVSKSAPGSPVRSISGAQKLQRAFSNTSPSKHGSLMSSSSNGENIDELEMLLEAYFVAIDNTQSKLFTKPTIQFDFPLSLGSIDALPRLQGLALYVYMHRARLSIKFGITCPIKASIWPWESTVCLVRKWLHYVI from the exons ATGGAAGGATTTCGAGGTCCACGTCCACCAGCTGGTGTTCCCGAACCTGCTGTTCCTCTTTGCAATGGAAGGCTTAATTTAGATGGGTATGGCAATCGTGGGTCTAGCTTTCCAGGCCTAAAGAAGAGAGGTCATGCTCTTGGAAATCGTTCATGGATAAAGATTGATCAGGATGGGAACTCGAAGATTTTGGAGCTGGACAAGGTCACTATAATGAGACACTGTTCCTTGCCTTCCAGGGATCTGCGCCTTTTGGACCCCCTTTTTATTTATCCTTCCACAATTTTAGGACGGGAGAAGGCTATTGTGGTCAGTCTTGAACAAATTAGATGTATAATTACAGCAGATGAGGTTATCCTGATGAATTCCCTGGATGGATGTGTTGTCCGGTACATGTCAGAATTCTGCAAACGTCTTCAGACAAATCGAGAACAAGCGG ATGACTTGCCATTTGAATTCAGAGCTCTGGAATTGACTTTGGAACTAACTTGCACAGCTCTTGATGCTCAG GTAAAAGAATTGGAATTGGAGGTATATCCAGCATTGGATGATTTAGCAACATCTATTAATACTCTTAATCTGGAACGTGTCCGTAGACTCAAGGGCCACCTCCTTGCATTGACTCAGCGAGTTCAGAAG GTCCATGATGAGATAGAACATCTCATGGATGATGATGGCGACATGGCCGAGATGCatcttacaaataaaaaacaaaggttGGAAGCTTATGCTTTAGgtgatatatattttcaaaatgatatCCCAGCTGAGACCAGAGTGGTTTCAAAATCTGCACCTGGTTCACCAGTGAGGTCAATTAGTGGAGCCCAGAAATTGCAGAGAGCATTTAGCAATACAAGTCCAAGCAAACATGGAAGCTTGATGAGTTCATCCAGTAACGGCGAGAATATTGACGAACTTGAAATGTTACTTGAAGCTTACTTTGTTGCTATTGACAACACTCAAAGCAAGTTGTTCACG AAACCCacgattcaatttgattttcctctctctctggGGTCAATTGATGCTCTTCCAAGATTGCAGGGGCTTGCTCTATATGTTTACATGCATCGCGCGAGGTTATCTATTAAG TTTGGCATCACTTGCCCTATAAAGGCAAGCATCTGGCCATGGGAAAGCACAGTGTGCCTCGTCCGTAAGTGGCTTCATTATGTCATTTGA